One genomic window of Bacteroidota bacterium includes the following:
- a CDS encoding phenylacetate--CoA ligase family protein — protein MLKLLYDNSPYPLRVLAASAYGLRVRQWRYGRKTTGLVDTALERDGWSADRWNAWQKDRLAYILHRAATKVPCYRAMWESRRRAGDNSSCEVLENWPVLKKETVRRNPAAFVADDCDADKMYREQTSGTTGTPLALLHSRETLRQWYALFDARVREWNGFSRNDRWAIIGGQLVAPVRQVRPPYWVWNAALKQLYLSAYHISARTVSDYFSALRTYRVRYILGYPSALAALAQHARRHGIPTPGIQLVISNAEPLYDYQRESIARGFGCPVRDTYGMAEYTCGASECTEGTMHLWPEAGVCEVLEDDADVPVLAGQSGRLIATGLLNSDMPLVRYEVGDRITLSDSSDCACGRCLPIIQSIEGRSDDAIVTPDGRSVGRLDPVFKADLPVIEAQIIQEEHDRLRVRIVPSAPFNGKHSSEIVRRLTERVGPMHIDVELVDRIERTKNGKFRAVISKVKNSPVHEFT, from the coding sequence TTGCTTAAACTCCTCTACGATAACTCCCCCTACCCTCTCCGTGTGTTGGCTGCATCGGCGTACGGATTGCGGGTCCGGCAATGGCGCTACGGCAGGAAAACAACCGGGCTTGTAGATACGGCTCTGGAGCGTGACGGATGGTCTGCTGATCGCTGGAATGCATGGCAGAAGGACCGGCTTGCATACATCCTTCACCGTGCTGCGACAAAAGTCCCCTGCTACCGCGCGATGTGGGAGAGCCGCCGACGTGCCGGGGATAATTCCTCCTGTGAAGTTCTGGAGAACTGGCCCGTCCTTAAAAAGGAAACGGTGCGTCGGAATCCTGCGGCGTTCGTTGCCGATGATTGCGACGCGGACAAGATGTACCGCGAACAAACAAGCGGCACCACCGGAACCCCGCTCGCTCTTCTTCATTCCCGGGAGACTCTCCGGCAGTGGTACGCGTTGTTTGATGCACGCGTGAGGGAGTGGAACGGCTTCTCCCGCAATGACAGGTGGGCAATTATCGGCGGACAGCTTGTTGCTCCGGTACGCCAGGTCCGGCCGCCGTATTGGGTTTGGAATGCGGCGTTGAAGCAGCTCTATCTTTCGGCCTATCACATTTCCGCCCGCACGGTCAGTGATTATTTTTCGGCACTCAGAACATACAGGGTTCGATACATCCTCGGATATCCATCCGCCCTTGCGGCACTGGCTCAACATGCGCGCCGGCATGGTATTCCGACTCCCGGCATCCAATTGGTCATCAGCAATGCCGAGCCGTTGTATGACTACCAGCGTGAAAGCATTGCGCGCGGCTTTGGTTGTCCGGTGAGGGACACCTACGGTATGGCTGAATATACGTGCGGAGCGAGTGAATGTACGGAAGGCACAATGCATCTGTGGCCGGAGGCCGGCGTGTGTGAAGTGTTGGAGGATGATGCCGATGTGCCGGTCTTGGCCGGACAAAGCGGGCGACTTATTGCAACAGGCCTGCTGAATTCCGACATGCCTTTGGTTCGTTATGAAGTCGGCGACAGGATTACATTATCAGATTCGTCGGATTGTGCATGCGGACGTTGTCTTCCCATCATACAAAGTATTGAAGGGAGATCGGATGATGCCATTGTCACGCCCGACGGCAGATCTGTTGGCCGGCTCGATCCTGTCTTCAAAGCCGATCTGCCCGTGATCGAAGCGCAGATTATTCAGGAGGAGCACGATCGCCTTCGTGTGAGGATTGTCCCCTCCGCACCGTTCAACGGCAAACACTCCTCTGAAATCGTTCGCCGATTGACAGAACGCGTAGGCCCGATGCACATTGATGTGGAATTGGTTGATCGCATTGAACGGACGAAGAATGGCAAGTTCCGTGCGGTTATTTCGAAAGTGAAGAATAGTCCCGTTCATGAATTCACCTGA
- a CDS encoding glycosyltransferase produces the protein MNSPDTSGAQPRVSLIMPVRNEADFIGRCLDAVVGQEYPAGLLEIIIADGMSDDGTREIIGRYQQRHSNIFLVDNPERIAATALNRAIRRSSGEIIIRVDGHCEIAPDYVRKCVAHLQKNGVDGVGGPITTVGQTPVAQAIAAAMSSKFGVGDSGFRVLKDETRFVDTIAFPAYTRDLIERAGLYDEELVRNQDDEYNYRLRSSGARLLLAADVRSTYYSRSSLRSLWRQYFQYGFWKVRVMQKLPGQMQLRQFVPPLFVGTLLAGVAMMPFSFLGMIVFGIPFGLYLAANLIASIMTGAGLGWRVAGLLPIVFAILHMSYGAGFLTGLFRFVNRWGDRVGRVPERRELQASLETK, from the coding sequence ATGAATTCACCTGACACTTCCGGGGCGCAGCCCCGCGTCAGTCTCATCATGCCCGTGCGCAATGAAGCCGATTTCATCGGACGGTGTCTTGATGCAGTTGTTGGCCAGGAATATCCCGCCGGCCTGCTGGAGATCATCATCGCAGACGGTATGTCTGACGACGGAACGAGGGAAATTATCGGGAGATATCAGCAGCGTCATTCCAACATCTTTCTGGTTGACAATCCGGAACGCATCGCAGCGACGGCACTGAACAGAGCGATACGGAGATCATCAGGGGAGATTATTATCCGCGTTGACGGCCATTGCGAGATTGCTCCCGATTACGTCCGCAAATGCGTTGCTCATCTGCAGAAAAACGGCGTTGACGGAGTTGGGGGGCCGATTACAACGGTTGGTCAAACCCCCGTTGCACAGGCAATCGCCGCCGCGATGAGTTCGAAATTCGGCGTCGGCGATTCGGGCTTCAGGGTGTTGAAGGATGAAACCCGCTTTGTTGATACCATAGCGTTCCCGGCATACACGCGCGATTTGATCGAACGGGCAGGTCTGTACGACGAGGAGTTGGTTCGCAATCAGGATGACGAGTACAACTACCGGCTCAGGTCGTCGGGAGCAAGGCTCCTTCTTGCCGCAGACGTCAGATCGACATATTACAGCAGAAGTTCGCTGAGGTCCCTTTGGCGCCAGTATTTCCAGTACGGATTCTGGAAAGTACGCGTAATGCAAAAGTTGCCGGGACAGATGCAGTTGCGTCAGTTTGTGCCGCCGCTATTTGTCGGAACGTTGCTGGCGGGAGTTGCGATGATGCCGTTCAGCTTTTTGGGAATGATCGTGTTTGGAATCCCGTTCGGTTTGTATCTTGCCGCGAATCTTATTGCTTCCATTATGACCGGAGCAGGACTCGGCTGGCGTGTTGCCGGTTTATTGCCGATCGTCTTTGCGATCTTGCATATGTCCTACGGTGCCGGGTTTCTCACGGGACTCTTCCGATTCGTTAATCGGTGGGGTGATCGTGTCGGGCGGGTGCCGGAACGCCGCGAATTGCAGGCCTCTCTTGAGACAAAATGA
- a CDS encoding class I SAM-dependent methyltransferase has product MMGTARDILLTESERIQSEYRRRSGSISPDKYAPWQPDVWLTLSERKRFASVMLHERGVFPDASSRCLEVGYGTSGWLSDLIGWGVPETNISGIELDAQRAGIARQLLPAADLRVGDAAGMPWPDESFHLVVASTVFTSILDQEVRRQVADEITRVLAPGGALLWYDFTFNNPNNANVKKVTKKELRSLFPALSGETRSLTLAPPIARPVARMSWTLATMLGALPFLRTHLLAVLVKDCR; this is encoded by the coding sequence ATGATGGGCACCGCGAGGGACATACTTCTTACTGAATCGGAAAGAATACAATCCGAATACCGACGACGCAGCGGGAGTATCTCGCCGGACAAATATGCGCCGTGGCAGCCTGATGTGTGGCTGACGTTGTCGGAACGCAAGCGGTTTGCTTCCGTGATGCTGCATGAACGCGGAGTGTTTCCCGATGCAAGCAGCAGATGTCTCGAGGTTGGATACGGAACGTCAGGTTGGCTGAGTGATCTGATCGGCTGGGGAGTTCCCGAAACGAACATCAGCGGCATCGAACTCGATGCACAACGTGCCGGCATTGCACGGCAACTCCTTCCGGCAGCGGACTTGCGTGTCGGAGATGCGGCAGGTATGCCCTGGCCGGATGAATCGTTCCATCTGGTCGTTGCCTCCACTGTCTTTACATCGATTCTTGATCAAGAGGTACGACGGCAGGTTGCCGACGAAATCACGCGTGTGCTTGCTCCGGGCGGAGCGTTATTGTGGTACGACTTCACGTTCAACAATCCGAACAATGCAAATGTGAAGAAGGTAACGAAGAAGGAATTGCGCTCACTCTTTCCGGCATTATCGGGAGAGACAAGAAGTCTGACTCTTGCACCGCCGATAGCACGACCCGTCGCCCGGATGAGCTGGACGCTTGCCACTATGCTTGGCGCGTTGCCGTTCCTTCGGACACATTTGCTGGCGGTGTTGGTGAAGGATTGTCGTTGA
- a CDS encoding DegT/DnrJ/EryC1/StrS family aminotransferase, whose translation MKQRQTFLPFALPDIDGSELQEVKEALESGWITTGPKARQFEAEFAAVVGAKHAVAVNSCTAAMHLALEAIGLQSGDEVITTPYTFAATAEVIRYFDAKPVFVDIDPATFNINADLLEEAVTSSTKAILPVHIAGYPARMKRIGEIAAGRGIPVIEDAAHADPRTFSKWNGGESDSAAVCFSFYATKTITTGEGGMICTNDDALADRCRVMALHGISRDAWKRYTAEGNWYYEITSPGYKYNMTDVAAAMGLAQLRKSDSMLARRREIAEAYNRAFRANPKFQIPDSDPCHGWHLYMLRVNVAASSRPSAIGNFRAKFVEELKARNIGTSVHFIPLHLHPYYRETYGYTPEDYPVAYAEYLREISLPVYSKMSDRDVQDVVDAVLDVADRL comes from the coding sequence ATGAAACAGCGACAGACCTTCCTGCCGTTTGCCCTTCCCGATATCGACGGAAGCGAACTTCAGGAAGTGAAAGAAGCGTTGGAATCCGGTTGGATCACAACGGGGCCCAAGGCAAGGCAATTTGAAGCGGAGTTTGCAGCGGTTGTCGGAGCGAAACATGCCGTTGCCGTTAACTCCTGTACCGCCGCAATGCATCTTGCTCTCGAAGCGATAGGGCTTCAGAGCGGGGACGAGGTGATCACGACGCCCTACACGTTTGCCGCAACCGCCGAGGTGATACGCTACTTTGATGCGAAGCCGGTGTTTGTTGATATTGATCCGGCAACGTTCAACATCAACGCCGATCTCCTTGAAGAGGCGGTTACATCGTCGACTAAAGCAATTCTTCCTGTACACATCGCGGGATATCCTGCCCGCATGAAACGCATCGGAGAGATTGCAGCGGGGCGGGGCATTCCGGTGATTGAAGATGCCGCGCACGCTGATCCGCGGACGTTCAGCAAGTGGAACGGGGGAGAATCGGATTCGGCTGCAGTGTGCTTCAGCTTCTACGCCACAAAGACGATCACAACAGGCGAAGGCGGAATGATCTGCACGAACGACGATGCCCTTGCCGACCGGTGCCGCGTGATGGCACTTCATGGAATAAGCCGCGATGCGTGGAAACGCTATACCGCTGAAGGCAATTGGTACTACGAAATCACGTCGCCGGGCTACAAGTACAATATGACGGACGTTGCCGCGGCAATGGGCCTTGCACAGCTCCGCAAGTCCGACAGCATGCTGGCGCGAAGGAGAGAAATTGCCGAAGCGTATAACAGGGCGTTTCGCGCAAATCCCAAATTCCAAATTCCCGATTCCGATCCGTGTCACGGGTGGCATTTGTACATGTTGAGGGTTAACGTGGCTGCCAGCAGTCGGCCGTCAGCAATCGGCAATTTCAGAGCGAAGTTTGTGGAGGAACTGAAAGCCCGCAACATTGGAACGAGTGTCCATTTTATTCCGTTACATCTTCATCCGTACTATCGGGAGACGTACGGCTATACGCCGGAGGATTATCCTGTGGCCTATGCTGAATACCTGCGGGAGATATCGCTCCCGGTTTACTCGAAAATGTCCGACAGGGATGTGCAGGATGTTGTGGATGCTGTTCTGGATGTTGCCGATAGATTGTAA
- a CDS encoding SIS domain-containing protein, translating to MYHHLIETVTSEIRLVLDAVEEERVRQLAQSILSARTIVVHGAGRVGLSCKAFSMRLGHLGRTAYVATDSTVPPVGSGDLVIVASSSGETQTTFDVGDMAKKNGAQIGVITATTQSRIGGLADVLIELKTQTKSGPTEGRTSIQPMATLFEQSLQILFDLLVLMLMSETHRSHADMWSRHSNID from the coding sequence GTGTATCATCATCTCATAGAGACTGTCACCTCGGAAATCAGGCTCGTCCTTGATGCAGTCGAAGAGGAACGTGTACGTCAACTCGCGCAATCCATTCTCTCGGCGCGAACTATTGTTGTTCACGGTGCCGGAAGGGTTGGACTGTCATGCAAAGCGTTCTCCATGCGTTTAGGACATTTGGGCAGAACCGCGTATGTAGCAACAGACTCCACGGTTCCGCCGGTCGGTTCGGGTGATCTCGTCATCGTAGCGTCGAGTTCAGGCGAAACTCAAACAACATTTGATGTGGGAGACATGGCAAAGAAGAACGGGGCGCAGATTGGAGTGATCACAGCGACAACACAGTCGCGCATCGGCGGACTTGCCGATGTTCTCATCGAATTGAAGACACAAACAAAGTCCGGCCCGACCGAAGGCCGCACTTCGATCCAGCCGATGGCAACATTGTTTGAACAGTCTCTGCAGATTCTCTTTGATTTACTTGTTCTCATGCTGATGTCGGAGACACACCGTTCGCATGCCGATATGTGGTCGCGCCATTCGAATATCGACTGA
- a CDS encoding sugar transferase, with the protein MPRILEGMFAGMGLLALSPLFVLIAVLVKIHDGGAVFYRATRVGKDGRLFGVVKFRTMVPDAEKLGAAITASGDLRITPVGTFLRKHKLDELPQLINVVKGEMSFVGARPEDPRYVALYNDEQLRILAFRPGITSPASLRYRNEEAFLTGPDWHERYIRDVLPQKLALDLAYLRKRSLAGDIGIILKTLGGILT; encoded by the coding sequence ATGCCGAGAATACTTGAGGGGATGTTCGCGGGGATGGGTCTTCTGGCTCTATCCCCGCTTTTTGTTCTCATAGCAGTACTCGTCAAAATTCACGATGGAGGAGCGGTCTTCTATCGTGCGACGAGGGTCGGAAAAGATGGCAGGCTGTTCGGCGTTGTGAAATTCCGGACGATGGTGCCGGATGCGGAGAAGTTGGGAGCGGCCATCACAGCTTCAGGGGATTTACGCATCACACCCGTCGGAACGTTTCTCAGAAAACACAAGCTTGATGAGTTACCCCAACTGATCAATGTTGTGAAAGGGGAGATGAGTTTCGTCGGTGCACGTCCCGAAGACCCGCGCTATGTGGCACTGTACAATGATGAGCAACTGCGTATTCTCGCGTTCCGGCCGGGCATAACAAGTCCGGCGTCGCTTCGATATCGCAACGAAGAAGCGTTCCTGACCGGTCCCGACTGGCATGAGCGCTATATTCGTGATGTGCTTCCGCAAAAACTCGCTCTGGATCTCGCGTATTTGCGGAAGAGAAGCCTGGCTGGCGACATCGGGATCATACTGAAAACTCTTGGGGGGATTCTCACATGA
- a CDS encoding polysaccharide biosynthesis protein, with protein sequence MKKRLYFFAEGIRNRHVFGFDLLLFFLIPSIALLLRVDTVMLAGTYLLPIAIYTGVSLVWKLLVFFPAGMYNRYWRYASVDELGTVIVANVASMILGLIVFVAILRPAGFIQPDFPRSLPVMDGLLTMIATGGFRFLLRMGLEYREAPQRTPEQKKRTLIVGAGVAGTLILKELKMNPHVPLEPVGFLDDDARKLHVRIHGVPVIGSLNELPRVVKELNVQEVIIAMPTAHGKTIRNVVHLCKDAHVPSKTIPGIFEMLSGAAKVTQLRDVQIEDLLRRGIVETDTEEVARMLKGSCVMVTGAGGSIGAELCRQIAAFHPGELILIGHGENSIFDITGELRRHSNGTLPATRFHSVIGDIRDKDRMKQIFALYRPDVVFHAAAHKHVGLMETNISEAITNNVLGTQVLVELADQYDVDRFLMISSDKAVNPTCVMGVTKRIAELIVHEAAERTGRPFVSVRFGNVLGSSGSVIPIFRQQIAEGGPVLVTDAKATRYFMTIPEAVQLVLQAATMGEGGEVFVLDMGEPIKIVDLARDLIRLSGYEEGKDIDISFIGLRKGEKLSEELFFATERVERSQHEKILVCRNGFSSALREGTTRIASPKLTFVNRHFQTLLGKLVQQAHTGSESSLEQALKDLVPEYTTGRKAATDSREEHVLPLGRQSVIHQKEVQNQVAAR encoded by the coding sequence ATGAAAAAGCGGTTGTATTTCTTTGCCGAGGGGATACGCAACAGACACGTGTTCGGGTTCGACCTGTTGCTGTTCTTCCTTATTCCGTCCATTGCCTTGCTGTTGCGTGTGGACACCGTGATGCTGGCAGGCACGTACCTTCTCCCCATAGCCATCTACACCGGCGTATCTCTTGTGTGGAAGTTGTTGGTGTTCTTCCCCGCGGGCATGTACAACCGGTACTGGCGCTATGCGAGCGTTGACGAACTCGGGACAGTGATTGTCGCCAACGTCGCTTCAATGATTCTCGGACTCATCGTCTTCGTCGCGATCCTTCGTCCCGCCGGTTTCATCCAACCCGATTTTCCCCGTTCGCTTCCCGTCATGGACGGACTGTTGACGATGATTGCAACCGGCGGCTTCCGTTTCCTCCTCCGTATGGGTCTTGAGTATCGGGAAGCACCGCAGCGTACTCCGGAACAGAAAAAACGAACACTCATCGTTGGCGCCGGCGTTGCCGGTACGCTCATCCTTAAAGAACTCAAAATGAATCCGCATGTTCCTCTTGAGCCGGTGGGTTTTCTGGATGATGATGCAAGAAAACTGCACGTCCGCATTCACGGTGTGCCGGTTATCGGATCGTTGAATGAGCTTCCGCGTGTCGTCAAGGAGTTGAATGTCCAGGAAGTGATCATCGCCATGCCAACTGCCCACGGGAAGACAATCCGGAATGTTGTCCATCTCTGCAAAGATGCACATGTTCCCAGCAAGACTATCCCGGGAATCTTCGAGATGCTCAGCGGAGCGGCAAAAGTGACACAACTGCGCGACGTGCAGATTGAAGACCTGCTGCGGCGGGGCATTGTGGAGACCGATACGGAAGAAGTTGCCCGGATGCTGAAGGGCTCCTGTGTGATGGTCACCGGTGCCGGCGGGTCGATCGGAGCCGAACTGTGCAGGCAGATTGCCGCATTCCATCCGGGTGAGTTGATTCTCATCGGGCACGGAGAGAATTCCATTTTCGATATCACCGGCGAGCTGCGACGGCATTCGAATGGTACATTGCCTGCAACACGTTTTCATTCCGTTATCGGTGACATTCGTGACAAGGACCGGATGAAGCAAATCTTCGCTTTGTACAGGCCCGATGTTGTGTTTCACGCAGCAGCTCATAAGCACGTCGGATTGATGGAGACAAACATCTCTGAAGCGATTACCAACAACGTTCTCGGAACACAGGTTCTTGTCGAACTTGCCGATCAGTATGATGTTGACAGATTCCTCATGATCTCTTCAGACAAGGCGGTGAATCCGACGTGCGTGATGGGAGTGACGAAGAGGATTGCCGAACTGATTGTTCATGAAGCCGCGGAGCGTACCGGACGACCATTTGTGAGCGTCCGGTTCGGCAATGTACTCGGAAGCAGCGGCAGCGTCATCCCCATCTTCCGTCAACAAATTGCGGAGGGTGGACCTGTACTCGTCACAGATGCGAAAGCCACACGCTATTTCATGACCATCCCCGAGGCCGTTCAGCTTGTGCTGCAGGCCGCAACCATGGGCGAGGGCGGGGAAGTATTCGTGCTCGATATGGGCGAGCCGATCAAGATTGTGGATCTCGCACGTGACCTGATCAGGCTGAGCGGTTACGAAGAAGGAAAGGATATCGACATCTCCTTCATCGGTTTGCGCAAAGGAGAGAAGCTCTCAGAAGAGTTATTCTTTGCGACCGAGCGCGTGGAGCGGTCACAGCACGAGAAGATTCTTGTTTGCCGCAACGGATTCAGTTCGGCGTTGCGTGAAGGAACAACGCGGATTGCCTCGCCGAAATTGACATTCGTGAACAGGCATTTTCAAACGTTGTTAGGCAAGCTTGTGCAGCAGGCACATACAGGTTCCGAATCGAGTCTCGAACAGGCGTTGAAGGATCTCGTTCCTGAATACACCACGGGCCGCAAGGCAGCAACTGACTCGCGTGAAGAACATGTGCTTCCGTTAGGCCGACAAAGTGTCATTCATCAAAAGGAAGTCCAGAACCAAGTCGCGGCTCGGTGA